In one window of Archocentrus centrarchus isolate MPI-CPG fArcCen1 chromosome 11, fArcCen1, whole genome shotgun sequence DNA:
- the LOC115787711 gene encoding uncharacterized protein LOC115787711: protein MALGGSQIERALGIKWCVVSDQFHFRVIVDERPLSRRGVLSTVASIYDPLGFVAPFILVGKQILQEMCRDKIGWDEPLSEDLKPRWESWLLDLKNLADVKIRRCYLPEGFEKVERYELHHFSDASVKGYGECSYLRAISVSNQVSCSLVIGKARVTPTKITTIPRLELSAAVIAVRTSDLLKRELEVQAQEFFWTDSKVVLGYINNNARRFHIFVANRIQRIQEGSDPDQWRYVSSEDNPADHASRGLTAKGLITSNWLTGPDFLWHDKLPAYDVKVGDLGAEDPELRSTFVHKTLATEDSLLNHFSRFSSWTRLVKAIARLMRCVKEVKGLVSRTNEVTSLEERKEAELFIISTVQKEVFSEEIKDLKSKKQITRDSTNRLRKLNPFLDEMDVLRVGELLDDMTSDAFINALRTLIAIRGNVRQLRSDQGTNFAGARREFLESVKKMDQEGLKQLGCEFVMNPASASHMGGAWERQIRTIRSVLTSILDHSSKRLDTSSLRTYFYEVMAIINSRPLTTHLLSDPSSPQPLTPNHILTMKSSVVLPPPGEFVKEDLYLRKRWRKVQYLANEFWTRWKGEYLLNLQQRNKWYKTQRNAKINDIVILMDNSLPRNEWKLAKVTKVYPSEDGVIRKLELLMSDAALDDQGKRVNKPVYLERPIHKTVTLVEAE from the exons ATGGCTCTTGGAGGGTCACAAATTGAGAGAGCTTTGGGAATCAAATGGTGTGTCGTTTCAGACCAGTTCCATTTCAGAGTGATTGTGGATGAACGCCCACTCTCTAGAAGAGGAGTTTTATCAACCGTGGCATCCATCTATGACCCTCTTGGGTTTGTGGCACCATTTATTCTGGTCGGGAAGCAAATACTCCAAGAGATGTGTCGAGACAAGATTGGATGGGATGAGCCATTGTCAGAAGATCTCAAACCACGGTGGGAGTCCTGGCTGTTGGATTTGAAGAATCTGGCTGATGTCAAGATTCGAAGATGTTATCTCCCAGAAGGTTTTGAGAAAGTTGAAAGATATGAATTGCATCATTTCTCAGATGCAAGTGTTAAAGGGTACGGTGAATGTTCTTACTTGAGAGCAATCAGTGTATCAAACCAAGTCAGCTGTTCCCTAGTTATTGGCAAGGCCAGGGTGACTCCTACGAAGATTACCACAATACCCAGGCttgagctgtcagcagctgttATTGCTGTTCGAACTAGTGACCTGCTTAAAAGGGAGTTGGAAGTTCAAGCCCAAGAATTCTTCTGGACGGACTCGAAGGTCGTTCTTGGATACATTAACAACAATGCTAGACGGTTTCACATATTTGTGGCCAATCGTATTCAACGTATACAAGAAGGTTCCGATCCAGATCAGTGGAGATACGTGTCCTCTGAAGACAACCCTGCTGATCATGCTTCGCGGGGTCTGACAGCAAAGGGACTAATTACTTCCAACTGGCTCACTGGTCCAGATTTTCTCTGGCATGACAAACTTCCTGCTTATGATGTTAAGGTGGGAGACTTGGGAGCTGAAGATCCAGAACTTCGCAGCACCTTCGTCCATAAGACATTGGCGACAGAAGATTCGCTGCTTAATCATTTCTCAAGGTTCTCAAGCTGGACAAGACTAGTTAAAGCCATTGCACGACTCATGCGATGTGTCAAAGAGGTCAAGGGTTTGGTGTCTAGAACCAACGAAGTCACCAGTCTTGAGGAACGAAAAGAGGCGGAGCTTTTCATCATATCTACCGTCCAAAAGGAAGTGTTTTCTGAAGAAATCAAAGACCTAAAATCCAAGAAGCAGATAACAAGGGACAGCACAAATAGGCTGCGCAAACTGAATCCTTTCTTGGATGAAATGGATGTGCTCAGAGTAGGAG AGCTACTTGATGACATGACAAGTGATGCCTTTATTAATGCTCTGCGAACATTGATTGCCATTCGTGGAAATGTTCGGCAGCTTCGATCAGATCAGGGAACCAACTTTGCTGGAGCAAGACGAGAGTTCTTGGAATCTGTAAAGAAAATGGACCAAGAAGGCCTAAAACAACTAGGTTGTGAATTTGTCATGAACCCAGCGTCTGCCAGCCATATGGGTGGAGCCTGGGAAAGGCAGATCAGGACGATAAGGAGTGTGCTGACGTCCATCCTGGATCATTCGTCCAAAAGACTTGACACTTCATCCTTGCGTACATACTTTTATGAAGTTATGGCGATCATAAATAGTAGACCCCTAACAACTCACCTGCTCAGCGATCCCAGTTCTCCACAGCCTCTTACACCGAATCACATCCTGACCATGAAGTCTTCAGTGGTCTTGCCACCACCTGGTGAGTTTGTGAAAGAAGACCTTTATCTTCGCAAAAGATGGCGCAAGGTGCAATACCTGGCCAATGAATTTTGGACCAGATGGAAAGGGGAATACTTGCTGAATCTTCAGCAGAGAAACAAATGGTACAAGACACAGAGAAATGCCAAGATCAATGACATTGTGATTCTGATGGACAATAGTCTACCCAGAAATGAGTGGAAGCTGGCTAAGGTCACGAAAGTGTACCCTAGTGAAGATGGAGTCATTAGGAAACTCGAGCTGTTAATGAGTGATGCAGCACTGGATGACCAAGGAAAAAGAGTTAACAAGCCAGTATACCTTGAGAGGCCTATTCACAAAACAGTTACTCTAGTTGAAGCTGAATAG